The sequence below is a genomic window from Lolium perenne isolate Kyuss_39 chromosome 4, Kyuss_2.0, whole genome shotgun sequence.
catcgacgctgggtcactgccaggcgggccagacgaaacgtccgccagacgcgagcggacactttgcgcgtccgcgcaacgcgcatccgagacgcatatttaGACCATGTTTGGGTCGCGGCGGAtggcccgatcactttgcgtcacCCCGCTAGAGGTGgtacactttgcgtcgccccgctagaGGTGGTACTAGACGCATTTTTCGGTCCggcggacgcaaacggacgctcacgCCTCTAGAGATGCCCTTACTACTTCTCATCAGTCATCACTATGGGGTCTTACTGGCTAGCACATGAGGTGGTGTGCTAGGCAGCCCAAATTCGAGCCTCGCCACTCTCTTAATAATAAAAAACTAGATttaaatgtgcgccttggcgcacgatcccgtaaaACTCATGGTCATGCACATTTTGTATAACACTCCTAAAAATTAGGAGGAAAATGATAATCCGACTTTGAGGTTTAAAAAAAATCATTAGAATAATTTTAGAATAAAGCACACGAAATTACAAACGAAGTAGGAAACATTTATATACAACCTGCAAAACAGAGAAATATAGTATAGTAGCAAACACTCGATGGCTATGTCAAAAGCAACATAAGTAAGAAAGGAACAACAAAAGCAATATCTACATAAGCAGCATGCGGAGAAAATTTTACAGTGCGCGATAAAAAGCGGCAGTGGAAAATTTAGCGAAACCGGTAAACTGCAACACAGCTGCAGGCAAGAACCCCAAAACAACGCTTTTACAACACTAACTTTTAACGCTCTATTGGATATACTTTTAGTTTAAGTAGAAGGCATTTATTCTGTTCCTCCATTACTGAGAACGGCAAACATGACCACGTACAGCCAGTAAAGATCACCGTTCACTGCAGCACCTGCGACATACTTGTGTTGTACGTGTCTCCAGATCTCGCGACCACCGTTGTGCTAGTCTACACATGTGCTGAAACGATacaaacctttttttttttttaaacataaggccaaaggcccagctttaaattaataaagccacataCGGCAGATACAAGAGTGCTTACAAACAGCTTACAGGAACAGGCACCAAGCAGACTAAGGATACACCAGAAACACAGCTAGAGATGCCTAGACCACAGCACGACACCGAGAAGACTCCTAAGGCAGCGAGGTTGAGGAGAAGGCAGCCGGGAACACGCCGACGTCAACTCCAGCCGAACAACTAGACCCGAGCTCCACCGTCTTCACCTCCGGAAAGGACTCCCAGTCCCTCGCCCCGGTTCGAAGGGCGTCGAACCATCAGGAGGCAAAGCAGTTCCCCCAAGAACACGACGGACCTAAGGCGACTACGCTGCCGGGGGAGAATCCACCATAAGCGTCCAGAAAGCTTCACCGagaccaccaccaccaaaggcaCCACCGCAACATCGTACCGAAGCTGCCGGACGAAGACGCACCCATGAAGAAGCGACGGAAGGGACGCCACCACCCCATGTTGTTGAACAAGACCACCAAAGTCTGTAGACGCGTCTGCCAAACCGCCATTGTTGCCGTAGAGGGGAACCCTTTCCCCTCTCGCCCAGGCGAGGGCGTCAACCAGCAAGCAATGGCCTTTCCGCGGCCAGACACCAGACCAAGCACTTGACAGACGACATGGGCGAGGGCGACGCCAAGCAAGAAATGTCGCCACGGCCACCACCAAACACAGCTGCAAAGCCTACACCTCTGCGGTTCCCCGGAtggcgcctccaagaaggggaaCGACGCCTCAACGCCGCCGCCATCCGCACGGAGAACCAGGGCTTTCGCCCAGTTAGAGGAGGGGTTAGCCAGGGTGTTACCTCAACGAGACCTTCAGGAAGGGGGCCGGCGCGCCGGCGCGTCGTCCTCATCGTGGCCGGCCCAGCTGACCAAGGGTTTCCCCAAAGAAGACACACCAGCACCCACCCACTGCCGGGGCCCCAGATCCGGCGGCCGAGGCCACCAAGATCCGGGATTGGCAGGGGATTGCAGATCGTAGGAGCAGGCTTCCTCCACGGGTTTGGAGCGAGGGCCGGCCACCACTCCGCGAACCACGGCCGCCGTCTCCGCCGCCCGCGCGGCCGAGGAAGACGGACCGCACCCACCACGGACGCCCGCCGCAGGGCCGGCGCCGTCCACCCACCCAGGCCGCCGCCCGGCTAATGGAGCCCCCACCGCAGCCAGACCACCAGCGAGACCACCGTGAGGAGTCCACCGAGCAGCGCAGCAGCGGCAACAGAGATCCCGGCGCGGAGTTCCTCCAGCCTAGTAACCGCGCGGGGCCGAGGGCTCGATCCCCGCCGCCCCATCACCGGCGCCGCTTGCTTCGCCGGCGGCGCCTccgaggacggcgaggaggagggggagagggaggggcgcgcggcggcggcgggttagGGTTCGCCCTCCCGGTCGCCTGGAGGGGGCGACACGAGAGAGCGTGTCTTCGAGCTCCGCGACACTGGATCGTTGGGCAAACGATACAAACCTGGCCCAACATATTTTTCTTCACGCCAGAGAAATCTTACCTACCACCATCACCCTCTCCCTCGAGCTCGTTCAGCTCCTCGATCGACTGATGCCCACATCTCATCATGGCTGCCGCGAAAGGAAGCAATggggcgaggaggaagagggtAGTGAAGCGGCTGAGCTTCAGGGGCTCATGGGAGGAGAAGGCGGACGTGGCAGCAGAGGTCGGGAGATCTTGGTCGAGGCACACCCAGTCCAGATCTTGGCCGAAATCCTAGATCGGATCGAGGCGGCACAGAGCACTACCGCGCGGAGGGCGTCGGCGGCGCACCACCCCTTCCTATCGTCGACCCGGTGGAGGCGCTCAGGCCTCGGCCACGCCCAGTCGCGCCGCCCAtggtccgccgccgccgcccaccaaCTCCCCTGAACAACGACCGAGAAAACCACCTCCGCTGCCCACTGCCGCACCGGATGGATATACGCCGCCGTCACCGCCAGCGCGGGCGAGGCGGCCAGGAGAGGGAAGCAAGGTGGGACACTTAGGATTGGGGAAGGAGGGATCCTCCAGAGGCGTCCGGGAGGGGCGACTCGGGGGGTCTTCTGCACCTATAACTCTAATAGCAATTTCAGAAGAGTTTGTATTCATTTCTCACGTCACTCTACATCTTTAGAAATAGATACATCTAATTAAGGTGTATCATGAGCACACACAAAAGAAAATATTTGCATATAAGACAACAGCTTGAGCCCGCATAAAAATCGCTGGCCAGGCCAGCGACACTTCACACATCACGGCAAGAAACGGTGAACCGAGTAATTAAATAATAAAGGATCACCTAAGTAAGGGGTATGTAGCTGATTTCTAGTCGATGACGATGAACCTGGAGATCCGTGGTCGTATAGCTCATAGGTGGGTACCATCGTTGCAGCAACAACAGTTGAGCTTGCCCCGGCCCACCGCCGTACCGTCTACCAAATCAGTCCCACACTTCTCTCTCTCAAGCTCACTCTGTCGCCACCGCTGACCGCCTAACCATGCCTCCCCACCGCTGCGGTCTTCTTCTCCCGCCGGCGGTGCGCCGCGTCCCCTGGATTTGCGATTCGCCTCGCCCCTTACTCCGGTTCATAATTTCTCGCCAATTCCTGTCAATTTCACGCGATAATCCTGCATCGGAGAGCTATCTCGCTGGAGGGGCAGAAAGCTTCGAGATGGAAAGGATGGGCCATAAGACGCGGCCGCTATAGGTGATTGAGTCCTCGTCGACCCCGGCGACGCAATTGGCAGACTGGAGCGAGGCCAGCCAGCCCATCCACATCGAGGCCACAGTAGCCACGGCGTTCGGGGCCGTGCAGGGCACCACGCTCGGCGGGCTGATGCGCACGTTCGCGTCGGAAGGAGAGGCCGCTGGGCTCTCAGTGCTGCAGGAGACACCCAGGCTCGACCGCATGGCCCTGGCATCCTTCGAGCAACCACAGGTATCCTCCTCATCCTATGGTTCCCCTCATGCTACAGATTTAGAGGGAGACATCAATTTTGGTTAAATCTTGTTGTACTTTGGTCAAAGATTGCAAATGCTTTTGAGTCTTGTCGGGGAATTGTTTTTTTTTCTCACATATACTGATGATGATTCGGATGTCCTCATGCTGGATGATGATGATTTATGCGACTCTGCTAGTAGTCACGAGCTGTACGCACTTTTTTCATAAGAAGAATACTATGTCATTCCATTAAACTGCTACACTCGACACATCACCAAGACCCAGGTTAAGTACAGACTGAGGTTAATGGCCAACCTAAACATCTTGGTTGCCATCCCCTAGCAGAGCACCTTGCCtaccaagttcatgagctacagaGTTACATAACCTTGAACATACAGAAAATTACACTAACATGCAACATGAATACTATCAGTAAATAGACTACAACCTTGTCCAGTGTTTGCCCCTGGCTTTCATTAGTTCTCATTGCATAGCAAAGGCACCTACATTGCTGATACTGTCGATGAGTAAAGGGCACTAGTAGATGGAGCATGCAACACAATTCTTGCTATGCACACAGACACCTACATTGCTGATATTGTGGATGTTGTAGAGTAAGGTCCATTTGCACATGGTGCATGCAGCACAATTCTTGGTATGCAATCAGAAACACCTACATTGCGCccagtcataagctttgagaacccATTCGCCCAACCTAGTAATCATGAGACAAGTGCCATCGCAAAGTTCAATTGACTGATTAATAGTCAGATCCTATGACATTGAATGTTGCTGGAAACCACTTCCTGGAGAAACTTTGGAGGATGCTGGTAAGGATTTCTGTGATGGTCAGGGCGAACGAAAAAACCGAAAAAAGGAGCACTGGAGCACCCTGGGCTGCATGATCTCCTATCTGCTAGAAGGTGCAAAATTTGTAAGCAGAGAGTTAAATGAACAACTGTGCTATTATCAAATTTTCAGGAGTTAGTACCGAAAGGAGATGGTTTATTGATTTGGCAAACGCCAAAAAGATGCAACCTACTCTTTCCGCAAGCCCATTTTATAACCTCATTGACCTCTTAAATTGTCTTCAGAATTAGGAATGGAACCTACAAAACAATGTAATAATGAGAACAAATTATCCAACATATACACACACGAACAAAAAGAGATGTAGGAAAAAATGATGGTGATGCGATACATGCGAATCTAGACAAATCCGGATCACTTATTtccaaacggagggagtatgaatTAATAAGTATTAATTGATGTCATTCTATTTCTTGCAACCTCCTGTAAGCAACATGGTGGCAATGGCTAGCCTAGAGGAGGCGCGGCTGCGAAGGTCGCAGCACCGGCAACACAGAGATGGTCCACTGGAAGCGTCTACACCAAGAGGTCGAGTCTATCCGTTGGCAGCAGCAGCGCCAGACAGGTGGGGCAGTTGTTTGCTACATGAGCTTCCATAGTTGCGTCCGGAAAGCAAAAACGCCTATGCGCACAACATCATTTGTATGTTTCTATCGGGGCAGACTAATCTTTAGGCCCAAGGtcattctttttttcttttgaattaTCACAGCCGAGTGGCATCTTGCACTACATCTTCACTTATTACATTAACTTTAAGCacaatctttttgtttcttgtatcCCTTAAGTAGGTGTAGCCGGGTCTTACGGTACGGGCTCCGACTGATCGAAGGTACTTTAGAAGTTAAAGTTTCTAGAATGTTTCTAATTATTTGACTTGATACATTTGCAGAATAAGCTCATGACCGAAACACCTAAGATTATCCAGCTACAGTATAGTAGCATTCCCAGAGCTAAATTTCAGTTGCATCTATATTGGATCAAGCTAAGGTGAATATGTGACATACTATATAGTCCAGAGTACCATGTTTCCAGTGCAAACTGAAGATTAATTGACCTACAAATACAGTTATGTTTTATTAGTGCATCCGAACTGACAATATATGCCGGCGTGCAAGCCAACATGAGCTCTCATCACTCAGAGCTGCACTTGAAGATCTTCTAAAGGACTAATTCTATTGCAAGCAGTTTGCAAGAAAATTATATGCTCTTATCACTCAGAGTTGATATTGAAGAATTCTGAACACTTATAGCATGTGGGTATGTATCCATTAACCTCTTTTAACTTATTATTTTCTTCAATAGGTTGGCAAAATTAGAGCTTTGTAGACATCTCACGAAATATTTTGTGAACATAATTGTGTGTGCTTTTCTATAGGCAAGCCCTAACTGTACTTACTTGGAAAGTTTGCTAGTTTAATTTATACTCATTTTTTAGTCAAATATCCTTGCATATTCCTCATTAGAACAGAAAACATACCATCCCCATACTCATATCCAACTGGGATCGTGCCAAGACGAATTTCATGCCACCGAGCATCCATATCAATGGAAGACTTAACATGTGGAACAACATCTGCGTGCAAAACCGAAGACACGACAATTCGTAAATCCACAACTGAGACTGAAAAGGCAATGTCATGCCATACCACCTGCGTGTAATAGTAAAGGTACATGGCATCAACTAAGAAAACAGTGGCCATGCGATTAAGAATTGAAGTTAGACTACTTACTGCTGTTAGGTAAGCACAGACTGGAAATAATCGATGATATCTTCTCTAAGGATGCATCATGCATGAATATTAATATGTTGTCTACACAAATAATGTGAAGAGAGACATCTTTTTAGATTTCATACATCCTTCGGCAGAGTAGTTGTCTCATATAGAAGGCAATGCAGCCGCGGAGTCATGCAGATCGCAATTATCATCGCAGATGCCGGCTGCCTGGTTATACCGTGAGGCAGCTCCTGATCTTCTGGCAGCTAATTGTACAACGCTTGTAGAAATAAAGATAGTTAGCATATTCAAATTGAACGAAAAAACAGTATAAGCTCAGTTCCTAATTTTACTTGGGAATCAACATCTTCAGACATAAATATAAAACTTGGTCATTTATACACTGATTACTGCAATTGCTGGGGATTCAATTAAAACAAAGCTACAATCAACCACTAATTGATGGTGTCTAAACCTCTCAAAGATAATAATTAAAACTGCTTACACATGCTATCACCTACAGAAGAAACTATATCGTGTGTTAGCAGGGACATTTCTAAGCAATGGTGTGACATTGCTGCATAATCAACAACAAAAGCAATAAAAACTAAGCTCATTTACTGACATCCACCATGCTCTGTTTTCTCATGGACCAAGCTCTCAACAAATGATATGCTTGGAAAATCACTGAGGCATCAATAACTCAAGTATAACACAGAATAATATAAAAAGGAAAATTGCAGCGAATCGACAAGGGTTCACCTTGGGCATAGATATTTGTAGGAGACCACCATGCACGACGGAGGCGAAACATCTCATACCTGCATCTCTCCATAAAATGC
It includes:
- the LOC127296302 gene encoding uncharacterized protein isoform X2; the protein is MHFQSAHPSFLVTACILWRDAGMRCFASVVHGGLLQISMPKLPEDQELPHGITRQPASAMIIAICMTPRLHCLLYETTTLPKDRRYHRLFPVCAYLTAVVWHDIAFSVSVVDLRIVVSSVLHADVVPHVKSSIDMDARWHEIRLGTIPVGYEYGDGSIPNSEDNLRGQ
- the LOC127296302 gene encoding uncharacterized protein isoform X3; this translates as MRCFASVVHGGLLQISMPKLPEDQELPHGITRQPASAMIIAICMTPRLHCLLYETTTLPKDRRYHRLFPVCAYLTAVVWHDIAFSVSVVDLRIVVSSVLHADVVPHVKSSIDMDARWHEIRLGTIPVGYEYGDGQLIFSLHWKHGTLDYIVCHIFTLA
- the LOC127296302 gene encoding uncharacterized protein isoform X5, which produces MHFQSAHPSFLVTACILWRDAGMRCFASVVHGGLLQISMPKLPEDQELPHGITRQPASAMIIAICMTPRLHCLLYETTTLPKDRRYHRLFPVCAYLTAMLFHMLSLPLIWMLGGMKFVLARSQLDMSMGMVN
- the LOC127296302 gene encoding uncharacterized protein isoform X1, producing MHFQSAHPSFLVTACILWRDAGMRCFASVVHGGLLQISMPKLPEDQELPHGITRQPASAMIIAICMTPRLHCLLYETTTLPKDRRYHRLFPVCAYLTAVVWHDIAFSVSVVDLRIVVSSVLHADVVPHVKSSIDMDARWHEIRLGTIPVGYEYGDGQLIFSLHWKHGTLDYIVCHIFTLA
- the LOC127296302 gene encoding uncharacterized protein isoform X4 — protein: MHFQSAHPSFLVTACILWRDAGMRCFASVVHGGLLQISMPKLPEDQELPHGITRQPASAMIIAICMTPRLHCLLYETTTLPKDRRYHRLFPVCAYLTAMLFHMLSLPLIWMLGGMKFVLARSQLDMSMGMVPFLILKTI